In the genome of Balneolaceae bacterium, the window AAGCCTGCGAGGGTTCCCTGTCCGTAAAGGCAGCTCCGGCTGGGTACGATCCAGGGCCTGAATCTGGGTTTTCTCATCTACCGATAGCACCAATGCGTGTTCAGGGGGATTCAGATACAGACCAACAATATCAATCATCTTGGATTCAAATTCCGGATCCGGGCTTTTCCCGCACCAATAGTCGGTTTTGTGTGGCTTGAGGTCAGCCTCTCGCAGGATCTGTGAAACCCAGCTCTGGCTCATCTGGCACATTTCGGCAATCTGGTGTTGGCTGTAGCGCGGCGTTCGGCTTTCGGTGCGCTGGCAGGCAAGATGGATCACCCGGTTGCGGTCTGCCTCCGTAAAGATCGATGGTGTGCCGGGGCGCTGGGCATCGACCAACCCTGCGAGTCCATCCCGTTCAAACCGCTTGCGCCATTTGGCAATGGAAGGTTCACTGATCCGATTCTTTTTGCTGGATTCTTTATAGGTCAATCCACCGAGCCAGTCTAAAATAATCTGAGCGCGCAGGCTCAGGCGCCGTTCTATCTTATGAGATCGTGCGTAGGTAATGAGTTGGCCTTTAACCTGTATCTGAGACCGTGATTGTCGTACGTTTAGCCATCGGTTTTTCTTCTCAAGATACGGAATCAGTACATATTTTACTTAACTTATTTAACGGTAGCTACACTAGGAGTCTGTCGGACTACGTGTTTTTAAGATGAGTACATTTTATTTTGCGAGGATTTTTTTCAGGGTAAAACAATATTTGTATACTTCAAATTTTCATTTTCATTTTGGATCACATCTGTCCGAACATTTTGAATACCAGCTATAAAATGTTCGGACAGATGTGATTTCACTTATA includes:
- a CDS encoding IS630 family transposase; translated protein: MIPYLEKKNRWLNVRQSRSQIQVKGQLITYARSHKIERRLSLRAQIILDWLGGLTYKESSKKNRISEPSIAKWRKRFERDGLAGLVDAQRPGTPSIFTEADRNRVIHLACQRTESRTPRYSQHQIAEMCQMSQSWVSQILREADLKPHKTDYWCGKSPDPEFESKMIDIVGLYLNPPEHALVLSVDEKTQIQALDRTQPELPLRTGNPRRLTTTYKRNGTVNLMAALAVHTGEITARQIDRNNSENFLKFLKHLDRKYRNVQIHIILDNLSIHKNKAVKEWLAKKRKFHLHFTPTYSSWLNQIEIWFSIMSRKILKDGVWHSKKDLVDQLMSYIREYNETGAKPFNWTYGEEYLTN